Proteins found in one Synechococcales cyanobacterium CNB genomic segment:
- the lysX gene encoding lysine biosynthesis protein LysX, whose amino-acid sequence MRIGLLYSRVRVEERLLIEELQRRDVELELLDVRTLVWDLDDAGSWTRFDAVVDRCISQTQAAAAVRIIESYGVPCVNPARVIDACGDKLATTLLLARAGVPSPRTRVAVDAESALQAVEAIGYPVVLKPTVGSWGRLLARVSDRDAAEAVIEHKATLGGPQHGVFYVQEYVRKPQRDLRVFVVGDRAICGIVRHSAHWITNTARGGRAERLDMTPEVERVCVQAARAVGGGVLAIDLLECPERGLLVSEVNHTMEFRNSIEPTGVDIPARIVDFVTDVVAGRHAAEAIAQGAA is encoded by the coding sequence ATGCGAATCGGGTTGCTGTACTCGCGAGTGCGAGTCGAGGAACGGCTGCTGATCGAGGAGTTGCAGCGCCGCGACGTGGAACTGGAACTGCTCGATGTTCGCACCCTGGTCTGGGATCTCGACGACGCGGGGTCGTGGACGCGGTTCGATGCCGTCGTCGATCGGTGCATCAGCCAGACGCAGGCCGCGGCGGCGGTGCGGATCATCGAATCCTACGGCGTGCCTTGCGTGAACCCTGCACGCGTGATCGACGCTTGCGGCGACAAGCTGGCGACGACGCTCCTGCTTGCTCGTGCTGGCGTGCCATCGCCGCGAACCAGGGTCGCCGTGGATGCCGAATCCGCGTTGCAGGCGGTCGAGGCGATCGGGTACCCGGTCGTGCTCAAGCCCACGGTGGGGTCGTGGGGCCGGCTGCTGGCCCGCGTGAGCGACCGGGACGCCGCCGAGGCGGTGATCGAGCACAAGGCCACACTCGGCGGACCGCAGCACGGGGTCTTCTACGTGCAGGAGTATGTCCGCAAGCCGCAGCGTGACCTGCGGGTGTTCGTCGTGGGCGACCGGGCCATCTGCGGCATCGTCCGGCACAGCGCGCACTGGATCACCAACACGGCACGCGGCGGCCGGGCAGAGCGGCTGGACATGACGCCCGAGGTCGAGCGTGTGTGCGTGCAGGCAGCGCGGGCGGTCGGCGGCGGTGTGCTCGCCATCGATCTGCTCGAATGCCCCGAACGCGGGCTGCTCGTCAGCGAGGTCAATCACACCATGGAGTTCCGCAACAGCATCGAGCCTACCGGCGTGGACATCCCCGCCCGCATCGTGGACTTCGTCACGGACGTGGTGGCCGGCAGGCACGCCGCGGAAGCGATCGCGCAGGGGGCCGCATGA
- a CDS encoding [LysW]-lysine hydrolase, which produces MTDRDAIDLLRSMVSTPSVSGDEAALAALLVDAMHHAGLNAVIDHAGNAIGATSGDPTRSQPDTTDVVLLGHMDTVPGDVPVREDGGRLYGRGSVDAKGPLAAFVAAASRVEMPEGARLVVIGAVEEETPTSRGARAVIDRYSPAACIIGEPSGTDGVTIGYKGRLVVRYSLVRSSAHTAGPAPSAADEGIMWWQGVLDDCRRLWPGGSSPFESLQANVRSLSTNHDGLADRVEVVAGFRLPPGLEPERLEEVCTRHAREATVEFVGRERAVVADRGSVLVRALNAGIRALGSRPRLLLKTGTSDMNVVAPSWRCPIAAYGPGDSGLDHTPDEHVEINAFVRSIRVLTHALPALAGEITGVPA; this is translated from the coding sequence ATGACCGACCGCGATGCGATCGATCTGCTGCGGAGCATGGTGAGCACGCCGAGCGTGTCGGGCGACGAGGCCGCCCTCGCCGCGCTACTCGTCGATGCGATGCACCACGCCGGATTGAACGCGGTGATCGACCATGCCGGGAATGCCATCGGCGCAACGTCCGGCGATCCGACCCGATCGCAGCCCGATACGACCGACGTCGTCCTGCTCGGCCACATGGACACCGTGCCTGGCGATGTGCCGGTGCGTGAGGATGGCGGCAGGCTCTACGGGCGAGGATCGGTGGATGCGAAGGGGCCGCTCGCGGCGTTCGTGGCAGCGGCATCACGGGTCGAGATGCCGGAGGGCGCACGGCTCGTCGTCATCGGCGCGGTCGAGGAGGAGACACCGACCTCGCGCGGCGCTCGGGCCGTGATCGACCGCTACTCGCCCGCTGCCTGCATCATCGGCGAGCCGAGCGGGACGGACGGCGTGACCATCGGCTACAAGGGTCGCCTGGTCGTTCGTTACTCGCTTGTGCGCTCGTCAGCGCACACCGCCGGTCCTGCGCCCAGTGCTGCGGACGAGGGCATCATGTGGTGGCAGGGCGTGCTGGACGACTGCCGCAGGCTCTGGCCCGGCGGGTCGTCCCCTTTCGAGTCGTTGCAGGCGAACGTTCGTTCGCTCTCAACGAACCATGACGGGCTTGCGGACCGCGTCGAGGTCGTCGCGGGCTTCCGCCTGCCGCCCGGCCTGGAGCCGGAGCGGTTGGAGGAGGTCTGCACGCGACATGCCCGCGAAGCGACCGTCGAGTTCGTCGGGCGTGAGCGGGCGGTGGTTGCCGACCGTGGATCCGTGCTCGTCCGGGCACTGAACGCCGGCATTCGTGCCCTCGGTTCGCGTCCTCGCCTGTTGCTGAAGACCGGTACTTCCGACATGAACGTGGTCGCGCCGTCCTGGCGATGCCCGATTGCCGCGTACGGCCCGGGCGACAGTGGTCTCGACCACACACCCGACGAGCACGTCGAGATCAACGCGTTTGTGCGTTCGATCCGAGTCCTGACGCACGCGCTCCCCGCGCTCGCGGGCGAGATCACCGGAGTTCCCGCATGA
- a CDS encoding N-acetyl-gamma-glutamyl-phosphate reductase: MSGRRLRASIVGGSGYGGGEALRLLLDHPCVEVAQVTSRTKTGVFVHSVHPNLRGRTTLQFVPPDALEACDVLFLCLPHGEAAAAIDRYAALAPRIIDLSADFRLRDAAAYQQWYGEPHHAPAWLDRFVYGLPELHRDRIRGARLVSGVGCNATAMNLALLPLAAKGLIRSVVCDVKVGSSEAGNAVTPASHHPERAGAVRSYAPTGHRHAAEVQQELGDFDLHVSMTAVEMVRGVLCTAHVFPTRRLDERELWSLFRERYAGEPFVRIVKDRASIYRLPEPRILAGTNYADVGFERDPHSDRIVVVSAIDNLMKGAAGSAVQCMNLMCGFDETAGLTFTGLHPA, encoded by the coding sequence ATGAGCGGGCGGCGGCTCAGGGCGTCGATCGTAGGCGGGTCCGGCTACGGCGGTGGCGAGGCGCTTCGCCTCCTGCTCGATCACCCTTGCGTCGAGGTCGCGCAGGTCACGTCGCGGACGAAAACCGGCGTGTTCGTTCACAGCGTGCATCCGAACCTCCGCGGCCGCACGACGCTCCAGTTTGTCCCGCCGGACGCCCTCGAAGCCTGCGACGTGCTCTTCCTGTGTCTGCCGCACGGCGAGGCGGCGGCTGCCATCGACCGCTATGCCGCTCTCGCGCCGCGCATCATCGACCTCTCGGCCGACTTCCGGCTCCGCGACGCAGCGGCGTACCAGCAGTGGTACGGCGAGCCGCACCACGCACCGGCGTGGCTTGACCGCTTCGTCTACGGCCTGCCGGAACTGCACCGGGATCGCATCCGCGGGGCACGGCTGGTCAGCGGCGTCGGGTGCAACGCAACGGCGATGAACCTCGCCCTGCTTCCGCTGGCGGCGAAGGGCTTGATCCGGTCGGTGGTCTGCGACGTGAAGGTCGGCTCGTCTGAGGCGGGCAACGCCGTCACCCCGGCGAGCCACCACCCGGAGCGGGCGGGCGCGGTTCGCTCCTACGCACCCACCGGACACCGGCACGCGGCCGAAGTTCAGCAGGAACTCGGCGACTTCGACCTCCATGTCTCGATGACCGCGGTCGAGATGGTGCGCGGCGTGCTCTGCACCGCCCACGTCTTCCCGACCCGCCGGCTGGACGAGCGCGAGCTGTGGTCGCTCTTCCGCGAGCGGTACGCCGGTGAACCGTTCGTCCGAATCGTGAAGGACCGAGCGAGCATCTACCGCCTGCCCGAGCCTCGAATCCTCGCGGGCACGAACTACGCTGACGTCGGCTTCGAGCGCGACCCCCACTCGGATCGCATCGTCGTCGTCTCCGCGATCGACAACCTGATGAAGGGCGCTGCGGGGTCCGCCGTGCAATGCATGAACCTCATGTGCGGCTTCGACGAAACTGCGGGCCTCACCTTCACAGGACTTCACCCGGCATGA
- the metF gene encoding methylenetetrahydrofolate reductase [NAD(P)H], protein MHILDAFESQRTTFSFEFFPPRTAEAADDLFRNIADLEALRPTFVSVTYGAGGGSARDLTENLVVRLKDETGLNPMPHLTCVGLDEGRVRAMLERYAAHGISNILALRGDHPNGTPAGSGAFRYAAELVACIKRFNESRAHRDPRGFGIAVAGFPEGHPETPNRLLELDYLKAKVDAGADYVITQLFFDNRDFYDFRDRCLLAGIRVPIIAGIMPITSVGGMKRMAELALGSRFPAPLIRAINRTGGDPEAVKRVGVHWATEQCRDLLDHNVAGIHFYTLNKSRATRDIYATLGVKDSDALRQNGDTPPGT, encoded by the coding sequence ATGCACATTCTTGACGCCTTTGAAAGCCAGCGGACGACCTTCTCGTTCGAGTTCTTCCCGCCGCGGACTGCCGAGGCGGCGGACGACCTCTTCCGCAACATCGCGGACCTGGAGGCCCTCCGACCGACGTTTGTGAGCGTGACATACGGGGCCGGAGGCGGGTCCGCCCGCGACCTGACCGAGAACCTCGTCGTCAGGCTGAAGGACGAGACCGGCCTGAACCCCATGCCGCACCTCACGTGCGTGGGTCTCGACGAGGGCCGCGTGCGGGCCATGCTGGAGAGATACGCCGCGCACGGCATTTCGAACATCCTCGCCCTGCGAGGCGACCACCCCAACGGCACGCCCGCTGGGAGCGGGGCCTTTCGCTACGCCGCCGAACTGGTCGCGTGCATCAAGCGGTTCAACGAGAGCCGTGCACACCGCGACCCGCGCGGGTTCGGGATCGCCGTCGCGGGCTTCCCGGAAGGACACCCCGAGACGCCGAACCGCCTGCTCGAGTTGGATTACCTCAAGGCGAAGGTTGACGCGGGCGCGGACTACGTCATCACGCAACTCTTCTTCGACAATCGCGACTTCTACGACTTCCGCGACCGCTGCCTGCTCGCCGGCATCCGGGTGCCGATCATCGCCGGCATCATGCCCATTACATCGGTCGGCGGCATGAAGCGGATGGCGGAACTCGCGCTGGGCTCACGGTTCCCGGCCCCGCTCATTCGCGCGATCAACCGCACCGGGGGCGATCCCGAGGCCGTGAAACGCGTCGGCGTCCACTGGGCGACCGAGCAGTGCCGCGACCTTCTGGACCACAACGTCGCGGGCATCCACTTCTACACCCTGAACAAGTCCCGCGCCACCCGCGACATCTACGCGACCCTCGGCGTCAAGGACTCGGACGCGCTGCGCCAGAACGGCGACACACCGCCGGGAACTTGA
- the lysS gene encoding homocitrate synthase, protein MTARSNGTPAAAPSACRSWHVIESTLREGEQFANAFFTTGQKIRLATMLDAFGADYLELTSPAASPRSREDCETIASLGLRSKVLTHTRCHPEDVRLAIRTGVAGVDVVIGTSSHLRRFGHGKSIDEIVALASDVIPIAVEAGVEVRFSTEDSFRSELPDLLRVYEAVAALGVHRVGIADTVGIATPLMVEQVVRAVRGVVGPGVGVEFHGHNDTGCAVANSWTAVRAGATHVDTTVLGIGERNGITPLSGFIARMYCDDPEGVRARYRLPLLHDLDHAVARLVGIDVPFNSCVTGFSAFTHKAGIHAKAVLNDPSAYEALRPEDFGLSRYVHVAHRLTGWNAVRARAEQIGLSLTDEDARSITARIKTAADAGNVTLEHVDAMLREHAAAAVMPQAEAVPV, encoded by the coding sequence ATGACCGCGCGTTCCAACGGCACGCCCGCTGCCGCCCCGTCCGCCTGCCGATCTTGGCACGTCATCGAATCCACGCTGCGCGAGGGGGAACAGTTCGCCAACGCCTTCTTCACGACCGGGCAGAAGATCCGTCTTGCGACGATGCTCGACGCCTTCGGCGCGGACTACCTGGAGTTGACCAGCCCCGCTGCCTCGCCGCGCAGCCGCGAGGACTGCGAGACAATCGCCTCGCTCGGCCTTCGGTCGAAGGTGCTCACGCACACCCGCTGCCACCCCGAGGACGTTCGCCTGGCGATCCGGACCGGCGTGGCGGGCGTGGACGTCGTCATCGGCACCTCCTCGCACCTGCGCCGGTTCGGCCACGGCAAGAGCATCGACGAGATCGTCGCCCTCGCAAGCGATGTCATCCCGATCGCTGTCGAGGCGGGCGTCGAGGTGCGCTTCAGCACCGAGGATAGTTTCCGGAGCGAGCTGCCGGACCTGCTGCGCGTCTACGAGGCCGTTGCCGCCCTGGGCGTGCACCGTGTCGGCATCGCGGACACCGTGGGGATCGCCACGCCGTTGATGGTCGAACAGGTGGTGCGTGCCGTGCGCGGCGTCGTCGGTCCGGGCGTCGGCGTTGAGTTCCACGGGCACAACGACACCGGGTGCGCGGTCGCGAACTCATGGACGGCGGTACGCGCAGGGGCGACGCACGTGGACACCACCGTCCTCGGTATCGGCGAGCGCAACGGGATCACCCCGCTGAGCGGGTTCATCGCCCGCATGTACTGCGACGACCCCGAGGGCGTGCGCGCACGCTACCGTCTGCCCCTGCTGCACGACCTCGATCATGCTGTCGCCAGGCTGGTGGGCATCGACGTGCCGTTCAACAGTTGCGTCACGGGGTTCTCGGCGTTCACGCACAAGGCGGGCATCCACGCCAAGGCCGTCCTGAACGACCCCAGCGCGTACGAGGCGCTGCGACCCGAGGACTTCGGCCTGTCGCGCTACGTCCACGTCGCCCACCGCCTGACCGGCTGGAACGCCGTGCGGGCGAGAGCGGAGCAGATCGGCCTGTCCTTGACCGATGAGGACGCCCGATCGATCACCGCCCGCATCAAGACCGCTGCGGACGCCGGGAACGTCACCCTCGAGCACGTCGATGCGATGCTGCGCGAGCACGCCGCCGCAGCGGTCATGCCGCAAGCGGAAGCGGTGCCGGTGTAG
- a CDS encoding type II secretion system protein, with translation MALVDDQTQAEYASRPGFTLIELLVVIAIIAALLGILLPALGGVRKTAQMVKCASNMRQVALGWATYANSNDDISIPGQMGRYSDETKNVYFVGNGYQYRPRWYVTMGAAAGFYALIEPRPEREHEHDVQVNNEVFLCPNAIAWTSTRNHPYGYNYHFLGNTRFKNDQEFGAFVNFPVRASVIHVGRTVLAADCMGTAAGKPAADRTPNLPDGSRHPQQTAMGGHGYALDPPRMTPNSDHADPQFPGAEHRSAPDPRHLGKANVSFIDGSVSNWTLPELGYVVRGNGVVEAFDPQADNSMFSGTMIDRDPPVRRD, from the coding sequence ATGGCCTTGGTCGATGACCAAACACAAGCCGAATATGCTTCGCGCCCAGGTTTCACGCTGATCGAGTTGCTGGTCGTCATTGCCATCATCGCCGCGCTGCTTGGCATCCTGCTTCCAGCGCTCGGGGGCGTGCGGAAGACCGCCCAGATGGTCAAGTGCGCGTCGAACATGCGGCAGGTCGCCCTCGGCTGGGCCACCTACGCCAACAGCAACGACGACATCTCCATCCCCGGCCAGATGGGCAGGTACTCGGACGAGACCAAGAACGTCTATTTCGTTGGGAACGGCTATCAGTATCGTCCGCGCTGGTACGTCACCATGGGCGCAGCCGCGGGGTTCTATGCGCTCATCGAGCCTCGCCCGGAACGCGAGCACGAGCACGACGTACAGGTGAACAACGAGGTCTTCCTCTGTCCGAACGCGATCGCCTGGACCAGCACCCGCAACCACCCCTACGGCTACAACTACCACTTTCTCGGCAACACCCGCTTCAAGAACGATCAGGAGTTCGGCGCTTTCGTGAACTTCCCCGTTCGGGCATCCGTCATTCACGTGGGCAGAACCGTCCTCGCGGCGGACTGCATGGGCACGGCGGCGGGCAAGCCCGCGGCGGATCGCACGCCGAACCTCCCCGACGGCTCGCGTCACCCCCAACAGACTGCGATGGGCGGGCACGGCTACGCGCTCGATCCGCCGCGCATGACGCCCAACAGCGACCATGCCGACCCGCAGTTTCCGGGCGCTGAACACCGCTCCGCGCCCGATCCGCGCCACCTCGGCAAGGCGAACGTGTCGTTCATCGACGGCAGCGTGTCGAACTGGACGCTCCCGGAGTTGGGGTATGTTGTCCGTGGCAATGGGGTTGTCGAGGCCTTCGATCCGCAGGCCGACAACTCGATGTTCTCCGGCACGATGATCGACCGTGACCCCCCTGTTCGCCGCGACTGA
- a CDS encoding [LysW]-aminoadipate kinase, translating into MIVVKIGGSPGVDLDAVCDDAARLVHESRRLVIVHGGSDATNTLAERLGCPPRFITSPSGHTSRRTDRETLGIFQMACRGVMNQRIVQRLQARAVNAVGLSGMDGRLWEGARKAAVRSVENGRVVIVRDDYTGTVERINVGLLRTLMDAGCTPVISPPAISVEHEPINVDADRAAAQTAAALGAEELLLLSNVPGLLRRFPDESSLVPRVSRAALDDAVEWAQGRMKKKVLGAGEALCAGVGRVVIGDARARDPISRALSGAGTVFQ; encoded by the coding sequence ATGATCGTTGTGAAGATCGGCGGAAGCCCGGGCGTGGACCTCGACGCGGTGTGCGACGACGCCGCTCGCTTGGTGCATGAGAGTCGTCGGCTCGTGATCGTTCATGGCGGTTCGGACGCGACAAACACGCTCGCCGAGCGGTTGGGATGCCCGCCGAGGTTCATCACATCTCCCTCGGGGCACACGAGCCGGCGCACGGACCGCGAAACGCTCGGCATCTTCCAGATGGCGTGCCGGGGCGTGATGAATCAGCGGATCGTCCAGCGGCTGCAGGCGAGGGCGGTGAACGCCGTAGGGCTATCCGGCATGGACGGCCGGCTGTGGGAGGGCGCCCGCAAGGCGGCGGTGCGGTCGGTCGAGAACGGCCGCGTCGTCATCGTGCGCGACGACTACACGGGCACGGTCGAGCGAATCAACGTCGGGCTGCTCCGAACGCTGATGGATGCGGGCTGCACGCCGGTCATCTCGCCGCCTGCCATCAGCGTCGAGCATGAGCCGATCAACGTGGACGCGGATCGTGCAGCTGCTCAGACGGCAGCCGCGCTCGGCGCGGAGGAGCTGCTGCTGCTCTCGAACGTGCCCGGGCTGCTCCGCCGCTTCCCGGACGAATCGTCGCTGGTCCCGCGCGTGTCACGCGCCGCGCTGGACGACGCGGTCGAGTGGGCGCAGGGGCGCATGAAGAAGAAGGTGCTCGGCGCGGGCGAGGCGCTCTGCGCCGGCGTCGGTCGGGTCGTGATCGGCGACGCCCGGGCACGCGACCCGATCAGCCGCGCGCTCTCAGGCGCGGGAACGGTGTTCCAATGA
- a CDS encoding MCE family protein — MSENAGIPSSEIVRVRRVTWALLAPLAAAAVLAVLAVQAIRDRPVPITIRFTEGAGVRPGDPVTCRGVQVGVVKEVGLSGDLAGVVVGVSLARESAALAVEGTRFWIVRPEVSLRGVSGLESLLGPRSIAAVPGVPGSKRASEFDGLVRPPDDAATPVEGELIVLLRAARRGSIGIGSPVYYRDVQVGEVRSVRLSDDARTVELAAAVEPRYAPLVRDNTRFYNVSGIGVNWGIFGGLSVRTDSLEALIAGGVAFATPDRPGAAVTNGHVFDLAPQPDSKWLEWAPAIPLGNTPP, encoded by the coding sequence GTGAGCGAGAACGCGGGAATCCCGTCGAGCGAGATCGTGCGCGTGCGCCGGGTGACGTGGGCGCTCCTTGCCCCGCTTGCTGCCGCGGCGGTGCTCGCGGTTCTGGCAGTTCAGGCGATCCGTGACCGGCCCGTGCCGATCACGATCCGGTTCACCGAAGGCGCGGGCGTGCGACCCGGCGACCCCGTGACCTGCCGCGGCGTGCAGGTCGGGGTCGTGAAGGAGGTCGGGCTGTCGGGCGATCTGGCCGGTGTGGTGGTCGGGGTCTCGCTCGCCCGCGAGTCGGCGGCGCTCGCAGTCGAGGGCACACGGTTCTGGATCGTGCGCCCCGAGGTCTCTCTGCGAGGGGTGAGCGGGCTGGAATCGCTCCTCGGCCCGAGGTCGATCGCTGCCGTGCCCGGTGTGCCCGGGTCGAAGCGTGCCAGCGAGTTCGACGGGCTGGTCCGCCCGCCCGATGACGCCGCGACGCCGGTCGAAGGTGAGTTGATCGTCCTACTGCGAGCGGCGCGGCGCGGCTCGATCGGGATCGGATCGCCTGTCTATTACCGAGACGTCCAGGTCGGCGAGGTGCGATCGGTGCGGCTGTCGGACGATGCCCGCACGGTGGAACTCGCCGCGGCCGTGGAGCCTCGGTACGCCCCCCTCGTGCGCGACAACACGCGGTTCTACAACGTCAGCGGCATCGGCGTGAACTGGGGCATCTTCGGCGGCCTCTCCGTGCGCACGGATTCACTCGAAGCGCTCATCGCAGGCGGCGTCGCCTTCGCCACGCCGGATCGGCCCGGCGCAGCAGTCACCAATGGGCACGTCTTCGACCTCGCACCCCAGCCGGACTCGAAATGGCTCGAGTGGGCGCCCGCGATCCCCTTGGGCAACACTCCGCCTTGA
- the lysW gene encoding lysine biosynthesis protein LysW — protein sequence MTPPTATATTVAACPECAAEVRPARSPLRGEVLRCTDCSAELEVTNVSPLQLELAPTVEEDWGE from the coding sequence ATGACACCCCCCACAGCCACCGCCACGACCGTCGCCGCCTGCCCCGAGTGCGCCGCGGAGGTCCGCCCTGCCCGCAGCCCGCTCCGAGGCGAGGTGCTCCGCTGCACCGATTGCTCGGCGGAACTCGAAGTGACGAACGTCAGTCCGCTGCAGCTGGAACTCGCGCCGACCGTCGAGGAGGACTGGGGCGAGTGA
- a CDS encoding paraquat-inducible protein A — MTTATGTLRACHRCGLVQRVGVVPRGFRARCPRCSATVRHTRHPRSNARAAAFALAALLLYPAAMSLPVMQVQRLGHSHEATIWSGVVSLIAEGQTAIGLVVLFCSVIAPLAKLAATFALCAGDVLLQRRHRAAVYVLVEFLGRWGMVDVLLVAVLVAAVKLGDWVTVQPGPGVAAFGAVVVLSLLASASFDPHAVWEDNCR, encoded by the coding sequence ATGACCACGGCAACCGGCACGCTCCGCGCCTGCCACCGCTGCGGCCTCGTGCAGCGGGTGGGCGTCGTGCCGCGGGGCTTCCGGGCGAGGTGCCCGCGATGTTCGGCGACGGTGCGGCACACACGCCACCCCCGCTCGAACGCCCGGGCCGCAGCCTTTGCGCTCGCCGCGCTGCTCCTGTACCCCGCCGCCATGAGCCTGCCCGTGATGCAGGTGCAGCGGCTCGGGCATTCCCACGAGGCGACGATCTGGTCCGGCGTCGTGAGCCTGATCGCCGAGGGGCAGACGGCGATCGGGCTGGTTGTGCTGTTCTGTTCCGTCATCGCGCCGCTGGCGAAACTGGCCGCGACGTTCGCGCTGTGCGCGGGCGATGTGCTGCTCCAGCGGCGGCACCGTGCCGCGGTGTACGTGCTCGTCGAGTTCCTCGGGCGCTGGGGCATGGTCGACGTGCTGCTGGTCGCCGTGCTCGTCGCAGCGGTGAAACTCGGCGACTGGGTGACAGTCCAGCCCGGGCCGGGTGTCGCGGCGTTCGGCGCGGTCGTCGTCCTGAGCCTGCTCGCATCCGCTTCGTTCGATCCGCACGCTGTGTGGGAGGATAACTGCCGGTGA